In a single window of the Bacillales bacterium genome:
- a CDS encoding prepilin peptidase → MIVEFVRNIAVMLDAMLIIVLIICTVTDLKTRKIYNIVVYPAFLAAFLLHFMNGGVPELGTAFGGLLVGFGILIVPYLFGGMGAGDVKLLAFVGAAKGSVFVFHSAIYMALAGAAVAVGILVFRKGAAKRLKSMTWFLFSHLHGLRMPLNIDKHALTLTYPYGIAIAAGTIICLMFNGR, encoded by the coding sequence ATGATTGTTGAATTTGTGCGCAACATTGCCGTAATGTTGGACGCGATGTTGATCATCGTCTTGATTATTTGTACGGTGACGGATTTGAAAACGCGAAAAATTTATAACATCGTCGTTTATCCTGCGTTTTTAGCGGCTTTTCTTCTACATTTTATGAACGGGGGGGTTCCGGAGCTCGGAACCGCTTTCGGCGGGTTGTTGGTCGGATTCGGAATATTAATCGTCCCGTATTTGTTTGGAGGGATGGGCGCGGGTGATGTTAAGTTGTTGGCTTTCGTCGGAGCGGCAAAAGGCTCCGTATTTGTGTTTCATTCCGCTATATACATGGCACTTGCCGGCGCAGCCGTCGCTGTTGGAATCCTCGTCTTCAGGAAAGGCGCGGCGAAACGGTTAAAATCAATGACGTGGTTTTTATTTTCGCATTTGCACGGTTTGAGGATGCCGTTGAACATCGACAAACATGCGCTTACGCTTACATATCCGTACGGTATCGCAATTGCTGCAGGGACGATCATTTGTCTTATGTTTAATGGGAGGTGA
- a CDS encoding Flp family type IVb pilin, translating to MLKKFIDLFKEEEGQGMTEYGLVLGVIAVGVVTILVSLREQIVILFEKVLTAITGANGGTTT from the coding sequence ATGTTAAAGAAATTCATTGATTTGTTCAAGGAAGAAGAAGGACAAGGGATGACGGAATACGGGCTTGTCCTCGGTGTGATTGCGGTTGGCGTCGTGACGATTCTCGTCAGTTTGAGAGAACAGATCGTCATTCTTTTTGAGAAAGTACTTACCGCCATCACGGGTGCTAACGGAGGCACGACGACATAA
- a CDS encoding DUF192 domain-containing protein, whose protein sequence is MKLLNVDNGETIAENVNQARKFVERLKGLMFTKQFPPGEALLIKPCRSIHTFFMNYSIDVLYLDSNNRVGAVAEHLRPGKLAKGSKETLAVVELPPGTISATETKVGQTVQFI, encoded by the coding sequence ATGAAACTGCTCAACGTCGATAATGGGGAAACGATCGCGGAAAATGTCAACCAAGCTCGCAAGTTTGTTGAAAGACTGAAAGGGCTCATGTTTACAAAGCAATTTCCGCCGGGAGAGGCCTTGCTCATTAAACCATGCCGTTCGATTCACACGTTTTTTATGAACTATTCCATTGATGTTTTGTATCTCGATTCGAACAATCGCGTTGGAGCGGTTGCAGAACATTTACGGCCAGGCAAGCTGGCAAAAGGTTCGAAGGAAACTCTCGCCGTAGTGGAACTTCCGCCGGGAACGATCTCGGCAACGGAAACAAAAGTCGGTCAAACGGTCCAATTTATTTAA